TTCATTGCTAAAGGGGTTGGGAATAAATTTATCTTTGGTCAAATCGGGGCGGTTGAGGTATCCTTGAGCGATGCCTGCACCCCCAATATGGATCTCACCGCGTACACCAATGGGAACAGGATTCAAATATTTATCTAGCAGATATATCTGCATATTGGCAATAGGGCGACCAATCGGAACCTGTGTTCTGAGTTCCGAAGACTGACAATGATATACACTGCTCCAGACCGTTCCTTCTGTTGGCCCGTATTCGTTGAACAAAGATGTGTGAGCCTGAAGCTTAGTATGGCGTTCAACCAACTCTCTCGGACACGGTTCTCCGGCCACAATAACCGCACGAAGACAAGTTAGCTGTTGTGGTTCCGCTTGCTCCAAAATCAGGTTATAAAGAGAGGGGAGACTCAATAAGTGCGATATACGATGTTGAGCAATTAACTTTGTAAGCTGTAATAACTCTTGTTGGAACTTTGCTGGGGGTAATACAAGTATGCCTCCCTGGCACAATGTCCAAAAGATGCCGGCAATAGAACTGTCAAAGCCAAACGACGAAAGTAAGAAGAAACTGGTGACGGGTTCGCTGTAATAAGAAAGACGAGCACTGGTGGAGTGGACTAGGTTTTGATGGGTTACTAGCACTCCTTTGGGTTTTCCTGTAGAACCCGATGTGTAGATTGTGTAAGCTAGATTATTTGCCATCACGCTGCTGAGGGGTTTTTCCTCGCTCTCTTCGGCGATTACTTCCCAGTCGGTATCCAAGCAGAAACGCTGTGCTTTGTACTCGGAAAAACCGGAGACTAGGGAATGTTGGGTTAATAGCACCGACACCTGGGCATCTTCTAGCATAAAGGCTAGACGATCCTGGGGATACGATGGGTCTAACGGCAAATAAGCCCCACCAGCTTTGAGAATGCCTAGGAGTCCTACGATCATCTCTAGTGATCGCTCTACACAAATTCCGACCAGCATTTCTGGTTCCACACCCAATTTTTGCAGGTGGTGTGCTAGTTGATTCGCCCGTTGATTCAACTGGAGATAGGTTAGCTGTTCCCCTTCAAAAACCACCGCGACTGCATCGGGTGTGCGCTCTACTTGGGCTTCAAATAACTGATGGATACAGGCTTGATTGGGGTAATCTATCTGGGTATTATTCCACTCGACTAACAGTTGCTGCTGTTGGGCTACCGTCAAGAGGGGCAAGTCGCAGAGGCTCTTGTTGGGGTCAGTAACAATCCCTTCTAGTAAAGTCTGAAAGTGCTCGATCATCCGCGAGATAGTGCTGGCTTCAAACAAATCCGTGTTGTATTCAAAGCGGCCAATAATTCCTTCTGGTCTTTCGTCTAGTTCGAGGGTCAAATCAAGCTTCGCCGTATCGGTTTGGATATCTAGCTGGCTCATAGTCCAGCCACAATTCAAAGATGGCATTGGAGGTTCCAAAACAAATGCCACTTGAAACAAGGGGTTATAACTTAGATTGCGATCAGGTTTGAGTGCCTCTATTAGCTTCTCAAAAGGCACGTCTTCATGGGCATAAGCTCCTAGTGTTATTTCCCGCACTCGTCCCAGTAGCTGTCGAAAACTAGGGGAACCCGACATATCAGTACGTAACACCAGAGTATTGAGGAAAAACCCGATTAGCCCTTCAATCTCCGGTCTGTTGCGACCTGCGCTGACCGTACCCACCACAATGTTTTCCTGCCCCGTGTAGCGGTAGAGCAAGGTTTTGAAAGCTGCCAGCAGCGTCATAAATAGGGTGACTCCCTCTTGTTGCGAGAGAGTTTTGAGCGACGAGGTTAGGTCTTTGGATAGTATCAGACATTGCCTTGCACCTCGGAAAGTCTGAACGGCGGGTCGGGGACGGTCATAAGGTAGTTGTAGTACAGGCAGGTCGCCCCGTAGCTGCTGTTTCCAGTAATCTAATTGACTTTCCAAAATCTCGACCGCCAGCCATTGTCGTTGCCAGAGGGTAAAGTCAACGTATTGTATGGGCAGTTCTGCTAGTGGCAAGGGTTTGTCGGTAGAGAAAGCTTCGTAAAGTGCTGCGAGTTCTGGAAGAAACACGCTGTAGATCGAAACCCCATCAATGACGATGTGGTGAACGGTCAGGAATAACCTGTAGTCCTCCGAAGCCAGTTGCATCAACGTAGCTCTCAGCAGTGGCCCAGAAGCTAGGTCAAACAACTGCTTAGACTCCCTAGTTGCCAACTGTAAAGCTTCGGCTTCCCGTTGGTCTTCTGGAAATTGTCGGAGATCCACCACTGCTAGGTTGAAACTAGAGGGTGGATCTATCACCTGAACCGGCTGGCCATCTATTGTGATGAAGCGAGTACGCAGGCTTTCGTGACGTTTGATGATTTCTTTGAGGGCTTTTGAGAGTGCATCTACGTCTATAGCACCCCCCAAGCGAATGGTGAAGGGTTCATTATAAACAGGACTATAGGGTTCTAATTGTGCAAGGAACCACAGTCGCTGCTGGTTCCACGAGAGAGGCAAGTTTTGGTTCCTGGAAACGGGTCGGATGGGGGGAGCTTGCAAGAAAGGCTTTTCCTGATCACCAGCCTCAATGCGCTGGGCTAGTTCGGCTACAGTTGGGGATGCAAACAGGGTACTTATAGGTAACTCCACCTTTAAGGTGTCACGCAACTGACTTACAATCCTGATAGCGAGTAAGGAATGTCCGCCCAATTCCAAGAACTTGTCGTGGATGCCGACTCGCTCGACGCCCAACACTTCAGCCCAGATTTCTGCCAGCACCTTTTCAACAGGCGTGCGAGGAGCCACAAAATCTTCTTCTAGTTCGGCTCTGGTCGGGTTAGGCACTGGCAGAGCGCGACGATCCACCTTACCGTTGGGCGTCAGCGGCACCGCTTCGAGCTGCACAAATGCAAAAGGTATCATGTGATCGGGCAGTTTCTGCTTGAGGTCGCGACGCAGTTCACTGATGGAGAGGACTTGCTCCTGGCTGGGAACTACATAAGCGACGAGGCGTTTGTCATTAAGGTCGTACTCCTGGTCTATCACTAAGGCATCCTGGACAGCCCGGTTTTGGATCAGCACTGCCTCAATCTCGCCGAGTTCGATGCGAAAGCCACGAATTTTCACCTGATTATCGATACGACCGAGAAACTCGATGTTGCCGTCCGGTAGATAGCGAGCTAAGTCTCCAGTTTTGTACAGACGTTCTCCAGGTTGATTACTAAAGGGATTAGGGATAAACTTCTGGGTCGTCAACTCTGGCCGGTTGAGATAGCCCCGCGCTAAACCGTCGCCACCGATGTGCAGTTCACCCGTGACTCCGATGGGGACGGGTTGGAGAGACTGATCCAATATATAAAGCTGAGTATTGGCAATCGGACGACCAATTGGAACCAAACCTGATAGGGTGGTCTGAGCCGGAACCTCATAGATACAGCATCCAACAACCGTTTCTGTTGGACCGTATTCGTTGATTAGTCTAGTTTCAGGTGCGTGAGTCTGCCAGAATGAAATGCTCTTTTTCGAGAGAGCCTCGCCACCGATAATTAAGGCTCTTGTCTGACCGGCTGCCTGCTTACTGGGTAATAACTCACTGAGTAGTACCAGATGGGCTGGGGTGATTTTGACGAGGCTAAAATTACTTTGAGAACACAAGACGGCACTAAGAGCTTCTATCTCTTGCTTCTCTGGGAGAAAGACTACCCTCTGTCCTACCAATAGGGGAGAGAATAAACTGGTAATAGTCGCGTCGAACCCAATCGAAGAATGAACCGGAGAACCAACCCCATCGGCTATTGCATAGGCTTTTATGCACCAGCTAAGATAATTGACCAAACCTCGGTGGACAATCATCGTTCCCTTTGGTTTCCCGGTTGACCCAGAGGTGTAAATTATATAAGCCAAGTTGGCGGCATTAACCCAGCTGTGGAGATTTTCTTCACTCTCCTGGGAAATTACCCCCCAGCCTGTATCCAAGCAGATCGCTAAAGCCTCTTGCTCAGGCAATCCCGTTAGCAACTTCTCTTGGGTTAATAGCACCGAAACCTGTGAGTCTGACAACATGAACGCTAGACGTTCTTTCGGATACGCAGGATCTAAAGGCACGTAGGCTCCACCCGCTTTGAGAATACCGAGAAGCCCCACCATCATTTCAAGCGAGCGCTCGACAAAAATCCCCACTAAAACCTCTGGCCCCACGCCGAGTTTTTGCAGGTAGTGCGCTAGCTGATTCGCTCTGGCATTCAGTTGCCGATAGGTCAACTGTTTGTCTTCATAAACTACCGCCACCGCATTCGGTGTCCGCTCAACCTGCTCCTCAAATAACTGATGGATACACTTATCCTTGGGATAATCTGCCTGAGTATCATTCCACTCCACCAGAATTTTGTGACGCTCCGGCTCAGATAACAGAGGCAAATCGGCAACGCGCCTTTCGGGGTCAGTTACAATACTTTGCAAAAAAGTAGCAAACTGAGCCAACATCCTAGCAATGCTGTCACCATCCAATGCCTCGGCGTTATAGATCCAACAGCATTCTTTCCCCTCTGAGGGAATGACCAGAGTTAACTCATCCCCAAACCCGGCTTGGTTGTCGTCTAGTTTTTCTACCCGTTCTACGACAACCGGAAACATCGGCTCACGACTTAAATCAGGCAATGAACGAAGAGCGGGATACTTAAATACGACATCACAGGCATAAGTTTTGTGAAGTTTGGTCAACTCCACTTGCTCCCTAAAACCTTTAAAAACTTCTTCAAAACTTTGCTCATAGTTTATCTCTACGCGACAAGGAACAATTGATGCAAACAAGTCTTCGAGCCCTATCAGATCCCGTTGCACCTCTACGTCTTTATATCCGATATCAAAACATCCAGTTCCTACAATACGGGCTAGATAAGTAGCAAAAGCAGCAAACAGGAAGTCGCCTTGATTCCATTCGCGCTGGCTCTCCTCCAGAAACGTTGTGACCTCATGCGCTATAGACATCTTTACACTTGTGTAGTGTTTCTGTTCCAAGTGTGATGCCATCGGATCTACATAGGGAATTGTAATTGGCTCTAGCGTCGCCAATTTCTTTACCCAAAAATCTTCGTGCTGAGCAATTAATCTATCCAACATTTCAATATGCCTTGCGCTATCTAGCTTCATGTCCTTAAACTGATACGCGATTTGCAATTTTCATCTCTTGAAAATATCATGGATCGGTAACACTTGACCATTTATGCTCTGCACTTGGCGCAGCACCACCTCGTAAATTGCCGTATAAACTTTCATTAGGCTGTGTTCAATCGCTGTTACACAACAATCCATCGGCATCTCAATATCCACCAATCCCGAACTATTGAATAGCCTTAATAAATCTATTAGTTTAATAATAAATATCTACCGCATCCACCAATTTTAAAAAAGTCATTTGCCCCCCATCGCTGTATTTCCGCGTTCATTAATTTTTCCAAATACAACCAAATAGCATAGATTCATCGGGATCGGTGTATTTAAATGGATTTTTAGTTAACTTGATTTAAATTTCATTACTTGTAATCACGGAATTAAAACAAAATTTTGGTAACACACGAATGTTAGCGTACCTACATAATAAACTTTAAAACAACCACGCTTCGTCAACATTTTTTAAGCCTACTTAAGCCCGTTCATTATTTTATTTAGCCGTATTTCAAATATTTTAAAAACATAAATTTTTGGCAACTGGGTATGTCTCTGTTGCTGCACAACAAATTGTATTTTAGCCACGCTTGTAAACTTTAGATTCTAAAACTCTGTGACACTTATTGCCAGTTATACAAAAACTAGTTAAACTATAAATACAATAAAATCAAAGTAGCAAAAGCTAAATAATTTTAATTGGAATCTAGTCAATGACGGATAAAAAAAGTAATAATCCAGTTTAAGCCAGGCAGTCTATTAAAGTAAGAAGCAAAAGCCCTAGTCAACACCGTCAACTGCGTTGGTGTCATGGGTAAAGGTATCGCCTTGCAATTTAAACGAGCTTTTCCCGAAAACTTCCGCCAATATGAGAAAGCCTGCCATGCAAAAGAAGTAGAGCCAGGTCGGATGTTTACAGTATCGACAGGTTTGCTTCTTTATCCCAGGTACATCATCAACTTTCCTACCAAACGTCATTGGAAAGAAAAATCAAAAATAGAAGATATCAAAAGCGGGCTGAAGGCATTAGTTGAAGAAATTCAACAATTA
Above is a genomic segment from Leptolyngbyaceae cyanobacterium containing:
- a CDS encoding amino acid adenylation domain-containing protein; the protein is MQIAYQFKDMKLDSARHIEMLDRLIAQHEDFWVKKLATLEPITIPYVDPMASHLEQKHYTSVKMSIAHEVTTFLEESQREWNQGDFLFAAFATYLARIVGTGCFDIGYKDVEVQRDLIGLEDLFASIVPCRVEINYEQSFEEVFKGFREQVELTKLHKTYACDVVFKYPALRSLPDLSREPMFPVVVERVEKLDDNQAGFGDELTLVIPSEGKECCWIYNAEALDGDSIARMLAQFATFLQSIVTDPERRVADLPLLSEPERHKILVEWNDTQADYPKDKCIHQLFEEQVERTPNAVAVVYEDKQLTYRQLNARANQLAHYLQKLGVGPEVLVGIFVERSLEMMVGLLGILKAGGAYVPLDPAYPKERLAFMLSDSQVSVLLTQEKLLTGLPEQEALAICLDTGWGVISQESEENLHSWVNAANLAYIIYTSGSTGKPKGTMIVHRGLVNYLSWCIKAYAIADGVGSPVHSSIGFDATITSLFSPLLVGQRVVFLPEKQEIEALSAVLCSQSNFSLVKITPAHLVLLSELLPSKQAAGQTRALIIGGEALSKKSISFWQTHAPETRLINEYGPTETVVGCCIYEVPAQTTLSGLVPIGRPIANTQLYILDQSLQPVPIGVTGELHIGGDGLARGYLNRPELTTQKFIPNPFSNQPGERLYKTGDLARYLPDGNIEFLGRIDNQVKIRGFRIELGEIEAVLIQNRAVQDALVIDQEYDLNDKRLVAYVVPSQEQVLSISELRRDLKQKLPDHMIPFAFVQLEAVPLTPNGKVDRRALPVPNPTRAELEEDFVAPRTPVEKVLAEIWAEVLGVERVGIHDKFLELGGHSLLAIRIVSQLRDTLKVELPISTLFASPTVAELAQRIEAGDQEKPFLQAPPIRPVSRNQNLPLSWNQQRLWFLAQLEPYSPVYNEPFTIRLGGAIDVDALSKALKEIIKRHESLRTRFITIDGQPVQVIDPPSSFNLAVVDLRQFPEDQREAEALQLATRESKQLFDLASGPLLRATLMQLASEDYRLFLTVHHIVIDGVSIYSVFLPELAALYEAFSTDKPLPLAELPIQYVDFTLWQRQWLAVEILESQLDYWKQQLRGDLPVLQLPYDRPRPAVQTFRGARQCLILSKDLTSSLKTLSQQEGVTLFMTLLAAFKTLLYRYTGQENIVVGTVSAGRNRPEIEGLIGFFLNTLVLRTDMSGSPSFRQLLGRVREITLGAYAHEDVPFEKLIEALKPDRNLSYNPLFQVAFVLEPPMPSLNCGWTMSQLDIQTDTAKLDLTLELDERPEGIIGRFEYNTDLFEASTISRMIEHFQTLLEGIVTDPNKSLCDLPLLTVAQQQQLLVEWNNTQIDYPNQACIHQLFEAQVERTPDAVAVVFEGEQLTYLQLNQRANQLAHHLQKLGVEPEMLVGICVERSLEMIVGLLGILKAGGAYLPLDPSYPQDRLAFMLEDAQVSVLLTQHSLVSGFSEYKAQRFCLDTDWEVIAEESEEKPLSSVMANNLAYTIYTSGSTGKPKGVLVTHQNLVHSTSARLSYYSEPVTSFFLLSSFGFDSSIAGIFWTLCQGGILVLPPAKFQQELLQLTKLIAQHRISHLLSLPSLYNLILEQAEPQQLTCLRAVIVAGEPCPRELVERHTKLQAHTSLFNEYGPTEGTVWSSVYHCQSSELRTQVPIGRPIANMQIYLLDKYLNPVPIGVRGEIHIGGAGIAQGYLNRPDLTKDKFIPNPFSNEPGTRLYKTGDLARYLPDGNIEFLGRIDNQVKIRGFRIEVGEVESTLSQYPNVQQCVVTARVDYGSDKCLVAYIVSNHEQKPTTDELRCFLKQKLPDYMVPSAFVFLDTLPLTPNGKIDQRALPSPDGLRPESASTFVPPSDDLEIQLTKIWENILGKKPISVKDNFFDVGGHSLLSVRLLTQINKAFGKSLPLAALFQAPTVEQLAGFLRQEGHLKLGSALAPIQPHGSKPPLFLFQGIGIYRALASHLDSEQPVYGLSIEMMNATDASFNPIELAAHYIKEIRIVQPHGPYFLGGLCFGGMVALEVAQQLHAEGEKVALLALLDTLGLGAYTPKPIHKRALGFLSNLVEFGPAYGLKKVNDLSKKLQRIYYKFFHANGLGGSNNTGYETFTEAYGEAQTQYIPQAYSGRITLFVSSMQTMVSDSWYDPKLVDIDSKFGWGALAVGGLDIYEVPGGHLSMLQEPHVQVLAEKLKACIDRVQADDLAQIPSLCSDSFVCDNEDFEG